GAAAGGCTAAACAAAGTTGCAGCAGCATTTTCCCTGGCCTCTGTTGTTTGCCCAAACCTGAGAACTTCAACAATTGATTCTAAACACCCTTCTTCATCCATAATTCGGCTTTTGTTCTTGTCATATATAGACAGGTTAAGCATTGCAGTGACAGAATTCTCCTGGGCAACAGGGTTAACAGACAAAAGAATTGTTCGAAGATGTGGAATTGCACCAGCTTCCGCAATGAAAGCACGGTTTTCCCTTCCTGTTTTAGCTAATAAACGAATCTCGCGAGCAGCAACAGTCTTTGCAACTTGTGATCCATTTGCGAGCTGCTGAATAAGAAGAGCTGCTGTTGCTCTGTTAGCTTCAAGAGCAGCCTTAGTTGGGGAAGCCACCACAAAGCTTTCAGTGCACTCTGGTGGGTCATAAGGGATTCCATGGGCAGTGCACCACTGCATAATCAAATTTCTCAGTGCGCGATTGGGAAAGATACAGGTTTTAATAAGCATTTGGCCCGTCTTTGGGCATGTACAGTGACCCTCTTCCACCCACCTGGATATGGATCTTCGGTCATAAGTCTGTCCTGTTGAGATTATCACAGGGTCTCGCATCAAATCCAATGAAATTGGGCAGCAAAAGTCCTTCGGGATTGTTATAAAAGTGTCTGCAATTTCCTGTGAAAGAATCCCTTTTCTCAGCTTCTTCAGAGTCCCTCTTCCCAACTCTACTTCGTCCTCCTCGAATCCAAATAACAAAAACCTGGAATACCTTGTAAGCGCCACAAAACCATTAAGAACCCCAACTGTAGGTTCATTATCTCCCTCGTGATTCACAATCTGCTCTTCCAAAAACTCAATCTCATTTCTACAACTCTTTGGGTCTTGAATCCGTAATCTCACCACAAGAAAGGAACGCAATTCATCCGGATCAGGAATTTGACTATTCTCAAACTGATCAAGAAATCTAAAGAAGCGAATCCTGAGAGCTTCATCGTCCTTATCAATAAACAGTTTAGCACTTCTGGACTGCCTCCGCAAGAGTTCAACTTGCTCCCTAACATCGTCCCCGAGTTCAACATCTTCCatgggaaaaacatctaaaaggGTCGAAATCTCTTGGTTCAAATCATGGAAATGACCCGAAATCGAATGGTTTTGAAGCAAAAGCCACAACTTACTGGATTGAGAACAATAGTCAAGAAGTATTTTGGAGCGATACAGAAGCAAATAAAGCTCCTTTAAACAAAGCTCCGTCGTCCATGAGAGACTCAAACCCGAATCTCTCATGTACTCCAATAATACCAGAAAAACTTCCATTTTTCGGACGAGGGAGCGAGAATTCTTCCTCTGAAAGTAGAAACGCATGTCGGAAAATGATGAAACGATCTCGGCTGTCAGGGAAGCAAGGGTTTGTACGAGAGCGACATCTGTAAGGTCAACCGGAGCCAAAAATGCCTCTAAAGAAGGCGATCTTCGCCTCCTTAACGACGAGAATATCGCCGCCGAAGCCATCCtaaacaataataaatttactATAAAAAAATCCCCTACCCAGAACAACAAATACAATTCATAAACAACCCAGTTACTCAAATTTCTCTTTCCAGACAGATATTGATAGACAAagaacaaattgaagagaaagagaaactCAAATACCAAAAGGGGAACAGAGAAAAGAGAAACTCAAAACACCCAAAACCGAAGACTTTTATGCAGTCTTACTCCTCCTTTTCTTCTACTTCGTCGTTATTATTGGTAAGCTCTGGCCGAAGTTTGAATCCTCAAAAGCAAGAGAGAAAGAAATATAGACAAACGAATGAATTCACAacctaatatttttaaattaatttaattgaatggatatttaattaattttgttgagCCGAATCCGCGTTCTCCCGAAAAGACTGTTGAATTTGTAGGTGTTGGGTTTCTCTCTCcagagaaattcatgggtgaaaACTGAAAAGGACTGGAATGGgtttatattcatacatattccTGTCCATTCGTTTTCTTCTTACCTCTCCTTACTCTACAGTTACTTCTCACccgtatttattattattatttattgagttATTTGCCCAAAACTTTTTTAAATGGTCAGGTTTTTGCAACTAAtctccaattttaaaatttttgcgaTAAATCTCCCTAAATTCAAGTTCTGTTAACACTTAGCTCTTTTCGTCCATTTTTAGCTGTTAAATACCATGGtggaatgtccacgtgtacacagtgtacacgtggcacaattttattagtccatgtaaataaatatttaaaaaaataaaaaaaattaattattttaaaaataaaaaataaaaaaaattatttttctttaaaaattaaaaaatttaaaatttaaaaaataatttcaaaaaaaataaaaaaaaaaaccctaataaCCCTAACCCATTCCCACTCTTCTTCTCGTTCTCTCTCTGTCAAGCCGCCCCATTCCcactcttcttctccttctcaaTCGCCACCACCACTTCGTCTTCCTCATCTCCTTCATACACCCATCCATGACCTCCAAAATCGGAACCCTAATATCAACCTCTTCAGGAGCCTCCTTCTCCAACTGGAACCGAGGCCAAAGGTTCATCGAGTGAAACTTATTAGAAAAAGCCCGGTGATGGCAGAGGTGGGGATTCTGACGATGAAAGCCTCGGTGGAGATCTCGGAGAGGTGGGGATTTTGGAGTTGAGGAGGTCGACAATGAGAATCCGAGGGGTGATGAAGAAGACGGAGACGGAGGAGTAGAGAGAGAGGCGTTGGTGAGCTGGAAGATTTGGGAGATTCGATTATGGAGGTTGTGGTGGTGGAGGATTTGGGATTTAAGGGCGGCGGAGGAGGGACAGAGGAGGAGGAGGGTACCCTGAGAAGGGAAGTGAAGGAGGaggatgttggaaattattttaccaggatctagatttactaacaagtatgttggatttacaacctaatatgaattctaaaacaatgaaaataaacacatataaagttagaaaaccttacagtgggtgcagcggaataatatgactccttccgttcagatctctagcccttgattcctttctgtagcagagcatcactgtaaagcccgcttagttaatttgaaaattagcagttgtttatgtttaatcatggaattatttatagctatttaaataatttattatggatatttatggaattcagatatgcatgagtatgttatcagtagcttttatatttcgcatttccggtgtccggtattttggaacgcggcgtttggctcagtagaaatcacaacttagtatgttagtattttggggacgggttttagacattgggaatgtcgggaatggccgggaatttagaatgtcccaaaaatacccctttagtatgattttcatgattttatgatggaggggcaaaatggtctttttgccccaatgacttttgtcctttagtgacttttattggaaattaaatgtttatttatttgattgtttttggctgaaatggatttaataaaTGGTTATGTTAAGTGGTTATATcatttctttcattttacaaaaaacacttagaaaagaaaaaatgaattttccaaaaactctctcttttcctctccactTTCGGCTGGGTACTTTGGGGGTGcaaagctgggtttttcttcaattctcaaagctaaattcatcctaattgtgaactctaggttgtggtatgtaaattctaactctttctctttaaatttcttgaaaaaaatgatgaaaagtgatgatgcatgcatgttgttttagatgttgttgctgctgctttcTGTGGTTATTCTAtgtggttcaaagcatgttaaattgataggatttaagctatgttagaagcatgtaggttagattgttaaagccttgagttttctttgcaaaaatatgaattttggaaggaaaatgttgtgattctgttctgtgatgttgctgttgtttctaaatgttttctgaggtgatattatgctagtttaaggtgaattaagctagtggattgcttgtttagatggatttgctcaagcttgagtttggaactcaaagcttgagctccaatggtgatttttgtgtatgtggtttctgggtaggtttgatgctttagaaatgttatttgggacatatagagcaggtctggaaagtttgggatcaattggggttaaattggtcgagttatggaattttatggttgctgcctgcgaggaaccggaattccggttgtgcatccggaattccggatgggggttcagaaattcccagaaccggaattccggttgggcaaccggtctgccggttgggggatttttcagaaccctagttttcctcgtttttgggtttttaggggtattgccatgctttttatcgatagggaaacttttagtttcgagttttagtccccgggaagtgatttagcgtgtcacttatagcgttgtgatttttatggtttaggagccgatgtccgttcggcttcggttccggtcgggttggccaagcacacgaaatcggaatccaggtaagattagtataacagtaggcatatgtagattacatgtttagcgtgcatgtaggaagcctgctagattacattagatatgtatttaggcttcgaaccacccaaccctgtcacgtcggtacgagtggagtatgaccgaagacggagtatgaccaggttcgaccgtcagccgacacttggttggtggttcggtgctattgacctatcccgtcggtacgagccggagtatgaccaagcggagtatggccggttcggccgatcaggaggatacttgtcaatagtaccgtcccctgaacgttcaaaactcagtaccatgttggacatggcagtagtgctcagtaccatgttggacatggcagtagcgggactcagtatcgtgttggacacggcagtcagttttatgtatgatattattatgcttttcttactgagtctgtcgactcacagtttatgttcttgtgtaggtaaaggcaaggcagttgctgatggaccgtgagcgagcttatgagattgtacatgtcggggcggttaggcctggagcgtacgatcctcgggacagcacggctgagatttttgtaactgtcgttagacgactttcattttgatgtaaaagttagtcagttaaaacttttgtaaatattttataaatcgggatcccgagacttttgtcaaatggtttataagtttaatgaaaaagcaaaattttaattaatcacgtttttccataaacctcgttgattagcaacgagctgcacagtacgtttaaaaatcacgtaatacgcctaagatagttagggtgttacaatcaccaagatctgaacctggatcttcttttctctttctttgatgcagaaattccatagtcttacatactatgattgagataccacttgatgtgtgtgggcactactcattcacaaGAAGTTTCAAAATTTagcgagaagaaaagagagagagagaggcgtgtgaggctttttctgagagaaacaaagtgatcaaagatgtgtgtcttagttttctaaagccaacactttctatttatagaaaaccctctaagtttaggttagaattgtatggcattaaaataatggaaactacaaatggtatttctcatgcatagggccggccatacaaagggtattgggcctcactttgcaactttcccattttgttattttccattcccattttctcaaaaatgccaattttccaatttaaccttttaaatgccaattctaattatttaataacttggaaataattatcaaataatattgccatttaatatatttattaatttagacatataaagtctcttaattaataaataaacctaaaatctcttttctttataatttcgcccttgcttagtgaaaattcataaagtagacatagtctaacttttagaattttaattgattaattaaaatcaattaactgagtcttacaagcagtatggcctcaactagtatggggaccatgggtctatataaccgagcttccaataagtcgaaccgaatttaccaagtaaattccctaacttattaattcctcattgaatccacacttagaacttggaattgcactctcagtcatatagaaacgctctatatgttccacgatatagacacgtcattagttatccattgttataaccctaatgtgatcaatgatcctctatatagatgatttacactgtacagggattaaattaccgtacaccctacaatgtattttatccttaaaacacttaaccctgtataaatgatatttcacctaagtgaaatgagatctccaccatttatcttcgtttggttaagctcgaaggaaatcatcctttacttctatttgccaaatagaagctatagattccatatttatgttagcgttcccactcaattgcactaccgtgttcccaaaatgtacgtatcaccctgatacaaaactaggcttaactaacaaatcaaagaacacgagtaacactcttgagattgagcctaaccatatcaggatttcgatcatgtgatctaggatcaacagttgatattgaattgaatagatattacggtaagttttaacatatctaatcaagttcaatatcggtcccttccgatgtatactccatacatctgatactggtaaactttgccaatgtcctggaaaggacataacacttttccaaggtgtaagaatacctatcgctgattataccatgtcagtctaaatccagtgttctgacaaatcagggaatcaacttttgaacatacaataaagattatgttccactgtgctgacaacactataatctttaaccaactcatattctggacttaaaaagaattcatacattatatacacatataatcatgaaataaatcatgtgaaccatgcaacataaaatgttatttctgatctttattaataagtaaatttgattatatgaaatgagttttatttagggcataaaacccaacaaactcccacttgcactaatataaaacaaaaagtgcatttcaaataatcattaacaccttgatataccaatcaagtgtaatagtagtaaactcctcgtaataggatctgataggttgaattaaacacaacctcttctccactattactcttccttaatcacaaaatccttgataatgtgaaattcctctctatgtgtctactcttttgggatactggattctataattttgggcaactactctttcgttattcaggaagtaaccctagtagttaaggcaagttggaacactgccacaaatgtatagaactttccttagactgaataagtatctttcctgcaacttttaacattcagtctctttctggtagaccaagagatttcagataggtttttacacttctccaaaatcactactccacccccaaagtaatcaccatctcatcagcagactttctagcacaaaggcaagtcttgaaatctgaagtggtgtagtctaagagttttaaacaaacacctttattgactaacatatagttcctcttcttaatcttaagatttacttgattgttttccaatgttcctctcctggattaatctgatacctactcattactcccactcaacagtaggtgtctggtctaaggcatactaaagcatatctgagacctctcactgttgatttaagaaattctttcatggctttatcttctttggaatagttgagacttttccttagataaaatctatatctaagaagttgtgaagcttctatagatttccattggaaagaaaatgcatcaccatctcatgcttgcattagagtaagtaatttccaggtataccacaagccataggtttagataaactcaaacctataatactaggaacaggaagttttgttaagtccattgaatagacttatgaacgaaaatttcctatcatgtccttgtaatagaaaactttaggttactccatgtgaatggatcaaactatagttctcttggctttcttcttagtttcttatcttgacaatccattacttgtttaaactcacaatggattttaattactagtatcttccaagtcatgagaaggtaaagttccttgaaactctcccactacgacaaggtaccatgaattatgtctaagaaaactaaatggtattgacctcttcggttgtgttaagacaacagaggcagtgggatcatcttgtaacgaataagatgatagaacacttatagaatcaagaaaaaaaatctcctttatttgctactttattttcagacttagtcattttcttagaaaagtagtatttgtttaaacaaacactttcttgtctaatgactatgggatgctccacccctaatcacttagaatagctaacaaacatgcaaaccaaggttagcagttctagcttttcttaagatttcgattaggtcatccatgaatctagtaatgatttacattaagtatacaaccattacatcattctgaaattttattaccatagaaggatttaggcaacgactagtaactaataatCAATAtgtaactcgaatttctggggaggtaagtttgcatataattcaaaaatcaaattaatgatctttgaactgcatatctactacctttttctccacccctatcagttcgcaagatctttaaccacttacctttgcgattgctagaaattcatgaaatttttaaacatttcaaatttcttttgcataaggtaaaatctagagttatcgttttaataatacaacgaaaaaactcatatccacccctgaatgtacatccatctacgaatgagatgattatactttagtggatataggcatattaactctttgcagagaatgatcttgtcaaaaccactatgaacaagatacaaatgccatagatttataaaatatgtggttgtatcttttgatgacttaagttacatcaacatcaaagagttcttagaatagtgcaagtggattctggtcacagaatactaaactcatacagtttgaatccattgatagaaaatggttatgtaACACttttgaaagtgtaactgtataattagtcattctttcttgaaccaccactactaatctaactctatgatttgcctatacaagtaggagatatctaagattgaggatttatatcatttagggatagaattccgggaatataatcatatgcatcatctaatttcttaagagaaaatatgactttatatgatttatagaccattcatccaatgatttgtcattaagctaattcgaaatgaataagctaagaggaattaggataatttcgttttaaataagaatccaacgatgctccgattagcgagagtcaaagtaatcttatttatacaatcttcttgtttcatattgtaaaacactagtctaagatgtcatcaattgatgaacagctagatgttgcatatacaatatttatctttcgagatctaacactattatgttagtctaatggtgaaaatccattagggatttatctcaatagaaaaacaaatcaagttagaccaacaatgaacattcgaaattaaactacaatttaataacagaaaataacatggttcaatacaaattcatacacaattcagaaattatgaagcatatagcaagtaggaatgacaagtgaaaatactaaaacatacaatcctaaataatttccaaggttttcaacaaactgatatcagtgtcccgtttaggcgagagtcaaagctaccattcattgaatagagttgtcagctcatctaaaatgtcaaacattctagaaaccttttattcgatcaagattggaatccgcgttgtcccgtttaggcaagagtcaaggctattatatcttatgagctaccaccattgtttcatattcttgcaagtcttatatagtcgccaccattagggtggtcataaactatataaaaaaaaacttacaagattacttatctttcaagattaaacggtgctaacttgctaatgaacgttcctccattagggaggattactcactaaaacaatagctatgtaaaaccaacaatggagatcgaatatccttataataaagctcattattttaaatgaagggttgtattttcttcttatatttattttaatccatttatttaaatatatatttaattaaaatttccaatttagaatgaaaaattctaaatataaattttaatttaatatttataaattatacttagatggataaataacgtgaattatttccatcttagtaataatttccataaatattcagaaaattattcaatttaagttgtttcaaaattaatttaaattaatttacaactcaaatttaattttcgataaatatatattgcattttagaaaatgctttaaaataaactaaaataaatcctggaaaattactctaattttatgttgtcccaaaattaattaaaaattaattttcaacaaaaaatataattttcctatttaattaaatatctaagaaaaatttcaaatatttaagtatcatgattaaaaaatcaacttaaatattaattttctatttaattaaatacactagaaaaatacttcaagcaaaatagataataactatctagacttttcatagactaattaattcaatttctaattattatatattttagttcatttattttaattaaccatcaaatgaaaaagtcactaatttaagttggtccaaaattaaataaataattttcaactttaatctatttttcaaataaaattcgaaatttctacattaaagaaatgtaatttcgaaattttgggaaatgattaataaaataaaataaaatatattctgaaaattattcaaacttaagttattctgaaataagattccaaacttaaaataattttcaactttaattaaataacatgaaaataacaatattaaagtatcatgatgaaaatcaacttagatattgaaattttcaatttaattaaatgtattaaattcaagaaataaataattaagtaaagaggaaacttaattattaattctagtttaatactaggaaaatattctaaacttaaattgtaccaaaattaattatgagacaattaatttcacaatctatgatattttcctatttaatattagaaataataattagtactagaaatcactatctagaatatatatcattgactaagtgtttttctaaaattaactttaaaatattacaatgaaaaataaatttcatatattttaaaagttaattatgttgctaattcaattttaattaggttagactaatataattaacctaatacaattatttaaataaggaaaatgggccttcacaattggggtagttcatgtgagggggagctgggttcagtatgtcgtacccacttctatggcccctaactctcacacaaggcccaaaagagaggaatttaaccttaaaataaacaattgttattcattgaataagcccaaatttaattgggcctaaataaatttccttatgtcaaaatttatttta
This region of Cannabis sativa cultivar Pink pepper isolate KNU-18-1 chromosome 7, ASM2916894v1, whole genome shotgun sequence genomic DNA includes:
- the LOC115697182 gene encoding U-box domain-containing protein 17; protein product: MASAAIFSSLRRRRSPSLEAFLAPVDLTDVALVQTLASLTAEIVSSFSDMRFYFQRKNSRSLVRKMEVFLVLLEYMRDSGLSLSWTTELCLKELYLLLYRSKILLDYCSQSSKLWLLLQNHSISGHFHDLNQEISTLLDVFPMEDVELGDDVREQVELLRRQSRSAKLFIDKDDEALRIRFFRFLDQFENSQIPDPDELRSFLVVRLRIQDPKSCRNEIEFLEEQIVNHEGDNEPTVGVLNGFVALTRYSRFLLFGFEEDEVELGRGTLKKLRKGILSQEIADTFITIPKDFCCPISLDLMRDPVIISTGQTYDRRSISRWVEEGHCTCPKTGQMLIKTCIFPNRALRNLIMQWCTAHGIPYDPPECTESFVVASPTKAALEANRATAALLIQQLANGSQVAKTVAAREIRLLAKTGRENRAFIAEAGAIPHLRTILLSVNPVAQENSVTAMLNLSIYDKNKSRIMDEEGCLESIVEVLRFGQTTEARENAAATLFSLSAVHDYKKRIAYVEGAIEALAGLLREGTPRGKKDAVTALFNLSTHIDNCARMIEARAVTALVNALRNEGVAEEAAGALALIVRQASGAEAVGNEEMAVAGLISMMRYGTAKGKENAVAALLELCRSGGATTKEKVVKAPSLAGLLQNLLFTGTKRARRKAASLAREFQRCENTVMHYGGLAVGYALAGNSATSRDSALSGDVSVQMAIPVPVL